The Lycium ferocissimum isolate CSIRO_LF1 chromosome 10, AGI_CSIRO_Lferr_CH_V1, whole genome shotgun sequence genome window below encodes:
- the LOC132034090 gene encoding dihydrolipoyllysine-residue acetyltransferase component 5 of pyruvate dehydrogenase complex, chloroplastic, with the protein MSHLLQSTFIPTTPTTLHRSLIFPTTHLRKTHVVESKIREIFMPALSSTMTEGKIISWVKTEGDKLAKGESVVVVESDKADMDVESFYDGYLATIIVPEGNSAPVGSPIALLAESEDEISLAKSTPTTATTSSSSQEMTGTQAAAANVTEEAASVTPVAAAAAVLSSSGGLVKMGSSIHPASEGGKRVVASPYAKKLAKEFGLDLRGLVGSGPNGRIVAKDVEAAASSAPVAAVGATAAKPPPAAPGVELGMTVPFTTMQNAVSRNMVESLAVPTFRVGYTITTNALDALYKKVKSKGVTMTALLAKATALALAKHPVVNSSCRDGKSFTYNSSINIAVAVAIDGGLITPVLQDADKVDLYSLSRKWKELVDKARAKQLQPHEYTTGTFTLSNLGMFGVDRFDAILPPGTGAIMAVGASQPALVGTKDGRIGMKNQMQVNVTADHRVIYGADLASFLQTLARIVEDPKDLTL; encoded by the exons ATGTCTCATCTCCTTCAATCCACATTCATTCCCACAACACCTACAACACTTCATCGTTCTTTAATCTTTCCTACAACTCATTTGCGTAAAACCCATGTTGTTGAATCCAAGATCCGTGAGATTTTCATGCCAGCACTTAGTTCTACTATGACTGAAGGCAAGATTATAAGTTGGGTTAAAACTGAAGGTGATAAATTAGCTAAAGGTGAAtcagttgttgttgttgagtcaGATAAAGCTGATATGGATGTTGAGTCTTTTTATGATGGTTATCTTGCTACTATTATTGTACCTGAAG GTAATTCTGCACCTGTTGGTTCACCAATTGCACTTTTAGCTGAATCTGAAGATGAAATTTCACTTGCCAAATCAACCCCAACAACAGCCACTACTTCCAGTTCCAGTCAAGAAATGACTGGAACTCAGGCTGCTGCTGCTAATGTAACCGAAGAGGCTGCTTCGGTTACTCCAGTAGCAGCAGCAGCCGCAGTTTTGTCCTCTTCTGGGGGGCTGGTGAAAATGGGGTCGTCCATTCACCCGGCTTCAGAAGGGGGAAAGAGAGTGGTGGCGTCGCCATATGCTAAGAAACTTGCTAAAGAATTTGGATTGGATTTGAGGGGATTGGTTGGGAGTGGGCCTAATGGGAGGATTGTAGCAAAGGATGTTGAAGCAGCAGCTAGTTCTGCTCCGGTGGCTGCAGTGGGGGCCACTGCGGCGAAACCACCACCAGCAGCTCCGGGAGTAGAATTGGGGATGACTGTGCCATTTACGACAATGCAGAATGCAGTGAGTAGAAATATGGTGGAGAGTTTGGCAGTTCCAACTTTTAGAGTGGGGTATACTATTACTACTAATGCCCTTGATGCTCTCTACAAGAAG GTCAAGTCAAAAGGAGTGACGATGACAGCATTGTTGGCAAAAGCCACAGCACTCGCATTGGCGAAACATCCAGTTGTGAACTCTAGTTGTAGAGATGGGAAGAGTTTCACATATAACAGCAGTATTAACATTGCTGTTGCAGTGGCCATCGATGGTGGTTTGATTACTCCTGTACTTCAGGATGCTGATAAG GTTGATTTATACTCATTGTCAAGGAAATGGAAAGAGTTGGTTGATAAGGCCCGGGCTAAGCAACTCCAACCCCATGAATACACAACAG GCACTTTTACTCTATCTAACCTTGGGATGTTTGGAGTTGACCGCTTTGATGCCATCTTACCGCCAGGAACT GGTGCAATTATGGCTGTAGGAGCATCTCAACCCGCACTTGTTGGCACCAAGGATGGTCGAATTGGCATGAAAAACCAAATGCAG GTCAATGTCACTGCTGATCATCGGGTAATATATGGTGCTGATTTGGCTTCTTTCCTGCAAACCTTAGCACGGATAGTTGAGGACCCTAAAGACCTTACTCTTTAG
- the LOC132034089 gene encoding leucine-rich repeat receptor-like tyrosine-protein kinase PXC3 has translation MNLRYAPHIVIFLFFSFQLVFSQLPTNQINTMRRVYDMLQNNTRSSFAWNGTDKTSTPCSWRGISCNSNNSSITKVSFPSFSISSSEFLPVICQINTLESLDVSQNYLSSIPNEFITSCGGISGLKLLNLSGNKLEGILPSFTGFGKLESLDFSHNNLNGKVELQLSGLNSLKSLNLSYNQFIGSVPTSLGKFNLLEELQLSTNYFQGELPPQVVNFGNLTLIDISLNKLSGVIPDRLGELSKLQVLILSANKLSGTIPQSLMNIKTLKRFAANQNSFVGSIPIGLTKNLKNLDLSFNKLNGTIPQDLLSPLNLQFVDLTSNNLEGPVPANMSVNLIRLRLGQNDLNGSFPSASFRSLQSLTYLELDNNHLSGPIPSELGKCQKLALLNLAQNNLSGPIPVQLADISNLQVLSLQFNNLVGEIPSNISQLNRLQKLNISGNSLTGSIPSSLSSLINLTNLNLQGNKLSGGIPIDIKNLNQLLELQLGGNQLGGTIPEMPLSLQIALNLSHNHFQGPIPVSLSRLTSLEVLDLSYNGFSGQIPDFLTRMGGLTILVLSNNQLSGVVPSFGGFVNVDTRGNRDLISPSPVAPPQAAKKGRKSVVVAVVVPIACVAAIALFVAIAISISRRYYRINDEHFHSGEEISQSPVIQGKVLTANSIHKSNIDFARAMVAVSNPSNVVFKTRFSTYYKALMPSGTTYFVKKLNWSDKIFQLGSHELFGEELKNIGKLNNSNVMIPLGYLLAADSAYLLYEFAPIGTLYDVLRGSLGYSLDWASRYSIAIGVAQGLAFLHGCDTSPILLLDLSSKSILLKSQNEAQIGDIELYKVIDPSKSTGSFSAVAGSVGYIPPEYAYTMRVTMAGNVYSFGVVLLELLTGKPAVSQGTELAKSVLSSSEQHSKWDHILDSSVSKTSLSVKSQMLAVLKIALVCVSVSPEGRPKMKSVLRMLLNAR, from the exons ATGAACTTAAGGTATGCTCCCCATATAGTtatattcttgtttttttcttttcaactgGTCTTTTCCCAATTGCCCACAAATCAAATTAATACCATGAGAAGAGTCTATGATATGCTTCAGAATAATACTCGTAGTTCTTTTGCATGGAATGGTACTGATAAAACGTCAACCCCATGTTCTTGGAGAGGTATTTCTTGCAATTCTAATAATTCTTCTATAACCAAAGTGTCCTTTCCATCTTTTTCTATTTCTAGCTCTGAGTTCTTGCCTGTTATTTGTCAAATTAATACTTTGGAGTCTCTTGATGTTTCCCAAAACTATTTAAGTTCTATCCCAAATGAGTTCATTACTAGTTGTGGGGGGATTAGTGGGTTGAAATTGTTGAACTTAAGTGGGAATAAATTGGAGGGTATTTTGCCTAGTTTTACTGgttttggaaagttggaatcTTTGGACTTTTCTCATAATAATTTGAATGGGAAAGTTGAGTTGCAGTTGAGTGGATTGAATTCACTTAAGAGTTTGAACCTCAGTTATAACCAATTTATTGGTTCAGTTCCTACCAGTCTTGGAAAATTTAATCTTTTGGAGGAGCTTCAACTTTCTACTAATTATTTTCAAGGTGAACTCCCCCCTCAAGTTGTGAACTTTGGGAACTTAACTTTGATTGATATTTCTCTAAACAAACTGTCTGGCGTAATTCCTGATAGATTAGGAGAACTTTCCAAATTGCAAGTCTTGATCTTGTCAGCTAATAAATTGAGTGGCACAATCCCACAATCCCTTATGAATATCAAAACACTGAAGCGTTTTGCTGCGAATCAGAATAGTTTTGTTGGAAGTATACCAATTGGTTTAACCAAGAACTTGAAGAATTTGGACCTAAGTTTTAACAAATTAAATGGTACAATTCCTCAGGACCTGTTATCCCCACTGAACTTGCAGTTTGTTGATCTCACTTCCAATAATTTGGAGGGACCTGTTCCTGCGAACATGTCGGTGAATTTGATCAGGTTGAGGTTGGGGCAAAATGATTTGAATGGGTCATTTCCATCTGCTTCCTTTAGGAGCCTTCAAAGTTTGACCTACTTGGAGCTGGACAACAACCATCTAAGTGGACCAATTCCTTCTGAATTGGGAAAGTGCCAAAAATTGGCCCTTTTGAACTTAGCTCAAAATAATCTGAGTGGTCCTATTCCTGTACAGTTGGCTGATATTTCTAATCTTCAGGTACTGAGTCTTCAGTTCAATAACCTAGTTGGAGAAATCCCAAGTAACATTTCACAGTTGAACAGATTGCAGAAGCTCAATATCAGTGGGAATTCATTGACTGGTTCCATACCGAGTTCGTTATCAAGTTTGATAAATCTTACAAACTTGAACTTGCAAGGGAATAAACTAAGTGGTGGAATTCCGATAgacattaaaaatttaaatcagCTGTTAGAACTCCAACTTGGAGGGAACCAACTTGGTGGGACTATTCCCGAGATGCCGTTGAGTTTACAGATAGCTTTGAATCTGAGTCACAATCATTTTCAAGGGCCTATACCAGTTAGTCTTTCTAGATTAACTTCATTGGAAGTTTTGGATCTCTCTTACAACGGGTTCTCGGGTCAGATTCCCGATTTCCTGACTAGAATGGGAGGCTTGACTATTTTAGTGCTTTCGAACAATCAACTCTCTGGAGTTGTTCCATCGTTTGGAGGCTTTGTCAATGTTGATACACGTGGAAATAGGGATCTGATCTCTCCTTCCCCGGTTGCTCCACCACAAGCtgcaaaaaagggaagaaaatctgtagttgttgctgttgttgtccCAATCGCATGTGTAGCGGCAATTGCCCTTTTCGTGGCAATTGCTATTTCAATCTCTAGAAGATATTACAGGATCAATGATGAACATTTTCACTCAGGAGAAGAAATTTCTCAATCCCCTGTCATCCAGGGAAAGGTTTTGACTGCCAACAGCATtcacaagtcaaatatagactTTGCCAGGGCCATGGTAGCAGTGTCTAATCCCTCCAACGTTGTGTTCAAGACTAGATTCTCAACCTACTATAAAGCTCTTATGCCATCCGGTACGACCTATTTTGTCAAGAAACTTAATTGGAGCGACAAAATATTTCAGTTGGGAAGTCATGAACTATTTGGGGAAGAGCTAAAGAATATTGGAAAGCTGAATAATTCAAATGTCATGATTCCACTAGGCTATCTTTTGGCTGCTGATAGCGCTTATCTCTTGTATGAATTTGCTCCCATTGGCACCTTATATGATGTTCTTCGTGGTAGCTTGGGCTACTCGTTAGATTGGGCAAGTCGTTACAGCATAGCTATTGGAGTAGCTCAGGGTTTAGCCTTTCTTCATGGATGTGACACGAGTCCCATCCTCCTCCTTGACCTTTCCAGCAAGAGCATTCTCTTGAAATCCCAAAATGAGGCTCAGATAGGAGACATTGAACTCTACAAGGTCATCGATCCTTCCAAAAGCACAGGCAGCTTTTCTGCTGTTGCTGGTTCTGTCGGTTATATTCCTCCAG AATATGCATACACCATGAGAGTCACAATGGCTGGAAATGTGTATAGCTTTGGGGTGGTCCTGCTGGAATTGTTGACAGGAAAGCCTGCAGTTAGTCAGGGAACCGAGTTAGCCAAGTCGGTGTTGAGCAGCTCTGAGCAGCACAGCAAGTGGGATCACATTCTTGATTCTAGTGTTAGTAAAACATCACTCAGTGTTAAGAGCCAGATGTTAGCAGTCCTCAAAATTGCTCTAGTTTGTGTTAGTGTCTCACCAGAAGGCCGGCCAAAAATGAAGAGCGTGCTTCGGATGCTTCTCAATGCAAGGTAA